The Clostridium aceticum genomic interval TCCATAATATAAAAAGCTCTTCGTAGGTGGTTTGTAGTGGAGTAGAAAATAATTTATAATCTTCAAACTGCCAAGGACGATAAAGGCCCCCCTCCTCTGTGTGCAATATTCTATCAATTTCTACAGAAGCCCTACGGGCAACAGTTTCTTGTCGATGCCCCTTTGGTAACTGTGGAAAAGGAATCAGATCCATTTTTTCATCATACTCCAAAAGTTTTGAGTAGATGTTGCTTTCCTGCACCTCATCAAACTTGCTTGCATCTTGAGGATTGAAATAGAGAATATCACAGCCTATTAGAGAAAGAAAAATAAGAAAATAGACTTCGTCCCTTTGAATATCCCCATAAAACAATACTTTCGGATTTACTTTTCCATACTCATATGCCTGTATAAGGGATAAAGCATATTTTTCTATCCAGTAAAGGATTTTGATGTAGAAGTTTTTAATAATATTCATATTTCTCTGATTTTTCATAAATATATCCAGCAGAATTGCTAGCTTATCTTTAATCAACTGCTGTTTTGTTTCGCCAATATCAGAAAGTATCCCTTTTTTCAAAGTACCTTCTACAACTTTTTTTCCATTTTGCAGACCTAATTTTTCACTACATATCCAATGAGGCACTATTTTTTGGACCATTTTAGGATCTATCGACTTGTCAAAGTGATCATCTACCTTTAAATATAGCTTGTGCTGCTGCAATAATTTCTCGTTAAGCAATAAAAGCTTTTCTTTATAACTCTGCCTGTCTTCTACACCGATAATACGATAAAAATAGATAGGTGTTACCATCAACCTATGGTTTGCTGCAAAACCTCTTCTCTCTTTGGGCAGAGTAAAAATATCTTCAAAAATGTCTTTGGCCTCTGCACTAATTGTATTTAGTGCAAGATGAGCAAATTCTGCTTGACTCATACTGGGGGCACAAAACGCCCTTTCACCACCTTTTCGGTCTAACAAATATAACAGGGAATCCTCCTCTGTCTTAATATCTTGCTCCATTGAAAGTACCTACTATACATTTGATATATACATTTATTAGCGTATTATATTATTTTACTTATATACTCATTATACCCATAGTGTTTGTATTTTTCAATATTTTTTGGACTTCTCCCTTTGATTAACATATTGAGGGAGCTACCTTTTCTTCATCGTTTCTAGTGATAGTCTATACTTCATTTAAAATACAAAATCCCAAAACTCCTATTATACAATGAGGAATCTTGGGATTTTATAAATTAAATAAATGCCAATATTATACAAAGATTACTTTACTTTAATAGTAATTATACTAATTTAATTGCTTTTTTATGCTTTTACTTTACCGTTTATTTTATTCCATAGATCTGCATTTTTAATACCTAATTTCTTAGGATCAAACACAGGGTCTATACCTTTAGCTTTTTGTTCTTCGTAATCTTTAAGAGTTGCTATCCCTGGTTTTGTAAGAAGAATAATCGCGATAATATTTAACCACGCCATTACCCCTACCCCTACATCACCTAAGGCCCAAACAGTACCTGCTGAATTAATAGCACCAATAAATGTCATCACCAACAACGTTACACGGGTAATATTGAAGATCAATTTATGATTTTTGAAGTTCCTTGTTACATAAGCAACATTTACCTCAGCATAGTAGTAATACGCCATTAGGGTTGTAAAGGCAAAGAAGAATAGTGCAATCGCTACGAATGCCCCACCAAACCTTGGCATTAAGGTTCCCACTGCTGCCTGAGTAAAAGCTGGACCTGGGTTTACTCCTGGAAGGTTTTCCGCTAGGAAACCACCTGCACCATCAGCTACATTATAAGAACCAGTAATTAAGATCATAAAGGCAGTTGCTGAACATACAAATAATGTGTCAACATAAACTGAGAATGCTTGTACTAAACCTTGTTTTGCAGGATGGCTTACTTCTGCTGCTGCAGCAGCCATAGGACCTGTTCCTTGACCAGCTTCATTTGAATAAATTCCTCTTCGAACTCCCCACATAATCGCTTGACCTATAATAGCACCAAAGGCAGCTTTTGTACTAAATGCTGATGAGAAGATAAGAGCAAGGATGCTAGGAATTTGTGCAATGTTCATTACGATAATAATTAATGCAACAATAATATATGCAATCGCCATAAAGGGTACAATCAGCTCCGCTGCTTTACCGATACGTTTTACCCCTCCGAAAATGATAAGACCTAATAAAGCTGATACGATTAAACCTGTGATCACAGGACTAACACCAAATGCATTGTCCATAGAGTTTGCAATACTGTTGGCTTGAATTCCTGGTAAGAAGAAGCCCATGGATATCACTGCAGCTACTGCAAAGATCATGGCATACCATTTTTGTCCTAATCCTTTTTCAATAAAATAAGAAGGACCTCCACGATATTCCCCATTCATTTCTTCCTTCCAAACCTGAGCTAATGCTGCCTCAACATAAGCAGAACCTGCACCTAGGAAGGCAATT includes:
- a CDS encoding alanine/glycine:cation symporter family protein, producing the protein MEAILNALNDIIWSQWLVWLCLGAGVYFSVLMKFPQVRLFKDMVGQLFSGESSDSGVSSFQSFAMALGGRVGTGNIAGVASAIGFGGPGAVFWMWAIAFLGAGSAYVEAALAQVWKEEMNGEYRGGPSYFIEKGLGQKWYAMIFAVAAVISMGFFLPGIQANSIANSMDNAFGVSPVITGLIVSALLGLIIFGGVKRIGKAAELIVPFMAIAYIIVALIIIVMNIAQIPSILALIFSSAFSTKAAFGAIIGQAIMWGVRRGIYSNEAGQGTGPMAAAAAEVSHPAKQGLVQAFSVYVDTLFVCSATAFMILITGSYNVADGAGGFLAENLPGVNPGPAFTQAAVGTLMPRFGGAFVAIALFFFAFTTLMAYYYYAEVNVAYVTRNFKNHKLIFNITRVTLLVMTFIGAINSAGTVWALGDVGVGVMAWLNIIAIILLTKPGIATLKDYEEQKAKGIDPVFDPKKLGIKNADLWNKINGKVKA
- a CDS encoding YceG family protein → MEQDIKTEEDSLLYLLDRKGGERAFCAPSMSQAEFAHLALNTISAEAKDIFEDIFTLPKERRGFAANHRLMVTPIYFYRIIGVEDRQSYKEKLLLLNEKLLQQHKLYLKVDDHFDKSIDPKMVQKIVPHWICSEKLGLQNGKKVVEGTLKKGILSDIGETKQQLIKDKLAILLDIFMKNQRNMNIIKNFYIKILYWIEKYALSLIQAYEYGKVNPKVLFYGDIQRDEVYFLIFLSLIGCDILYFNPQDASKFDEVQESNIYSKLLEYDEKMDLIPFPQLPKGHRQETVARRASVEIDRILHTEEGGLYRPWQFEDYKLFSTPLQTTYEELFILWKEQARFRQGFKVETGSVYIPNIFAKISGTATDINEYLVNLNKLKDNGDMGILIDKIPIYPSRGYALSSGIFDKEGKLNRERIKCLPEYRFGYLRSAVQDLILDKIDELVSQEDFFVFPMTPQLKAKCLYTILTLEKKYLDLLQKFDYPHQLPKLVIFDGDEGTFTQEDLIVIGFLHFSGFDIVIVTPTGYNNIENGINCYYYDIHKLENFTFDLDFHGQAENKKNNGFKKILSRFF